One window of Campylobacter sp. RM12651 genomic DNA carries:
- the rpsB gene encoding 30S ribosomal protein S2 encodes MVTMRDLLECGVHFGHQTRRWNPKMKKFIFGERKGIYVIDLQKTIRYFRYTYNIVRDAAAEGKTILFVGTKKQATDAIKEYAIKCGMPYVNHRWLGGMMTNFETIRQSIRKLEVIESMQEDGSINLLTKKEALMLNRKKEKLLDYLGGIRDLKTRPDMIFVIDTVKEKIAVAEANRLKIPVVAPIDTNCDPDVVDFPIPGNDDAIRSVQLFCQEMCEAILEGKALREQDGEVVERAEVSEDEKQEVLEEAMMEGEM; translated from the coding sequence ATGGTTACAATGAGAGATTTATTAGAATGTGGTGTGCATTTTGGGCATCAAACAAGACGCTGGAATCCTAAAATGAAAAAGTTCATTTTTGGTGAGAGAAAAGGTATTTATGTAATTGATTTACAAAAAACAATTAGATATTTTAGATATACATACAATATCGTTCGTGATGCAGCAGCAGAAGGTAAAACAATTTTATTTGTTGGAACTAAAAAGCAAGCAACAGATGCTATTAAAGAATATGCAATTAAATGTGGAATGCCATATGTAAATCACAGATGGTTAGGCGGTATGATGACAAACTTTGAAACTATTCGCCAATCAATTAGAAAACTTGAAGTTATTGAAAGTATGCAAGAAGATGGAAGCATTAATTTATTAACTAAAAAAGAAGCATTAATGCTAAATCGTAAAAAAGAAAAATTATTAGATTATTTAGGCGGTATTAGAGACCTTAAAACTCGCCCTGATATGATTTTTGTAATTGATACAGTAAAAGAAAAAATTGCAGTTGCAGAAGCAAATAGATTAAAAATCCCAGTAGTAGCTCCAATTGATACAAACTGCGATCCTGATGTTGTAGATTTTCCTATCCCAGGTAATGATGATGCTATTCGTTCAGTTCAATTATTCTGCCAAGAAATGTGCGAAGCTATATTAGAAGGTAAAGCTTTAAGAGAACAAGATGGTGAAGTAGTTGAAAGAGCAGAAGTTAGTGAAGATGAAAAACAAGAAGTATTAGAAGAAGCTATGATGGAAGGGGAAATGTAA